ACACAaccttctaatatatcgatctttatgtctcgaccatttcgagactccttgtcatgtccgtgatctcatccgggactccgaacaaacttcggtacatcaaattacataactcataatacaaatcgttatcgaatgttaagcatgcagatcctacgggttcgagaactatgtacacatgaccgagacacatcaccGGTCAATTaccgatagcggaacctggatgctcatattggctcctacatattctacgaagatctttatcggtcaaaccacataacaacatatgttgttccctttgtcatcggtatgttacttgcccgagattcgatcgtcggtatcaccatacctagttcaatctcattactagcaagtctctttactcgtttcataattcatcatcccgcaactaactcattagtcacattgcttgcaaggcttatagtgacgagcattaatgagagggcccagagatacctatccgatacatggagtgacaaattctaatcttgatttatgccaactcaacaaacaccatcggagacacctgtagagcatctttataatcacccagttacgttgtgatgtttgatagaacacaaggtgttcctccggtattcgagagttgcataatctcataatcggaggaacatgtataagtcatgatgaaagcaatagcaataaaactaagggataattgattttatgcccctagttgggtcacactcggcaAGTTTACCCCTAGTTTtcgaaaacacttgttcctgcccaaaccattttgctcctcttatgcttttgccctttgaccgtttgaccatcactttgaaaacttcataaaaaattcatactaactcagaaaaattcaaataagatatcaaaatgttcaaaaaagcatcacctatatgtgcatgtcatttgcattcatgaaaaaaagtGTTGGCTAGTCCCCATctcagttttagctcatatgatcttagcatgaacATTAAAATCTAAAAACATTCTAAAAATTGGTGGCAAACTATGAGCAATGTTTTGAGtgtttgccaagtttcataagggaatgacattcgtggaagtcgtggcaaaaaaatcaatgctccaaaattTCACTTTTttaccacgacttccacgaatgtcattcccttatgaaacttggcaagcactcaaaacattggtcaaagtttgccaccaattgtttttagaatttttatattttttagatTTTAATGTTCATGCTAAGACCATATGAGCTAAAACTGAGATGGCGACtgaccaacacttttttcatgaatgcaaatgacatacacatataggtgatgcttttctgaacattttgatatcttatttgaaattttctgagttagtatgatttttttatgaagttttcaaagtgatggtcaaacggtcaaagggcaaaagtataagaggagcaaagtggtttgggcaggaacaagtgttttcggaaactaggggtaaacctgcctagtgggacacaactaagggcaccaaattaattatccctAAAACTAaaggatcatttatgctaagctaacggatgggtcttgtccatcacatcattctctaacgatgtgatcccgttcatcaaatgacaacacatgtctatggtcagaaaacttaaccatctttgattaacgagctagtcaagtagaggcatactagggacactctgtttgtttatgtattcacacatgtactaagtttccggttaatacaattctaacatgaataataaacatttatcatgatatacggaaaggtaaataacaactttattattgcctctagggcatatttccttcaataggtgcactagttcgacgaatagATGGTggcacaagtgtagtatggatagtagataaaggtttttgtaatctgaaaataaaaaaacagcaaggtgcaagtaacaaaagtgagcacaaacggtattgtaatgcttagaaacaaggcctagagttcatactttcgctagtccaatctctcaatagtgctaacataattaaatcatataacaatccctcaaggtgcgatgaagaatcactccaaagttcttgtctagcggagaacataagatgaaattgttgtagggtaagaaaccacctcaaagttatccttttcgatcgatctattgaagtatttctataagtgtcacaaaaaacCCTAGAGTCCAtaataaaataacaccatatgatacacattaatcaactctaatgtcacctagatactctaatgtcacaacAAGTattcgtgagttgattatacgatatgcatcaaacaacttcagattcataatattcaatccaacacaaagaacttcaaagattgccccaagatttctaccagagaaagtaGGACAAAATGTGCATCAActtctatgcatagattaccctaatgtcacctcgggaatccgcgagttgagtgccaaaacatacatcaagtgagtcaatataataccccattgtcaccagagtattcatatgcaagacatacatcaagtgttctcaaatccataaaagtattcaatccgataatagtgaaatctcaaaggtaaaaactcaattcatcataataagatagagagggaaaacactatatgatccaactatattaacaaagcgcatggtacatcaagatcaagccaaatcaagaacgagagagagagagagggagagagagagagatcaaacacatagctacttgtacatacccctaccctcgagggtgaactacttcctcctcatcatggtggccgccgggatgatgaagatggccttcggtgatgatttccccctccggcaaggtgccgaaacAGGGCTCCAGATGGTATTTCCAAGGTACAGAGGCGTGTAGGGGCGGAGTCAAAGTTCTAGGGTTATTTATGGTGGTttttctatttataggatttttttggcgtcggtctcacgctaAGATGGGTCACAGGATGCCCACTACCCACCAGCCCACGGCCAAggcccctggcacgccctggtgggtagtgctcGCTTCCTTCACCTTATGGCCCTCCCACGAAGATTCttgtgcctcttttgttccaaaaaaaaaccgtcaaaaagtttcgttgcatttggagaacttttatttctgcacagaaaacaacaccacggtagttctgatgaaaacaacgtcattccgggttagttccattcaaatcataccaataccatataaaattgttgtaaacatggcatgaatacttcataaattatagatacgttggatacgtatcactcTGTCGCTGCTgaaagggggagggggtgcgggtgCGGATGCCGCTGGTGGGAAGGAGGAGGAGCTGAGGAAGTGGCAGTGGGGGATGGGTGGTGGGACGACACGACAAGGGGTTTGCTGAGCGAGGAGGGGCAGGGGCTGGAGCCGCACGAGCCATCTCCTAATGGCCACCATTCTGACTAGCTCGAGTTGATTATCCCCGTTGTTGGGTTTTGATTTAATTGATCGATTCCTACGGGTCACGGGAGAGTGAGGGAATCGGGTTTCTTGGCGTGTTTCTACCACCAGAGTCATGCTCAAGGATGACGGTGTCATCATTGGCGTCTTAGAGGACCCTATTGTAATTTACATTTTGCTTTTAGGGTGTGTCATGCTTTTGTCAGGGACCTTGTTGTAAATTCAACAACTGACTAGTGGGCTCCACATCTGTGCTGAAATGATTTTTATGGGATCTATTCTGCCGAAACACACATCATACCGTAAAAACTTTTTGTAGTATACCCTGGAACACTTTTGCAGTAAGAGCTTTCACGAGATCGGCTAGAGCGGTGCTTTTATAAACGAAAGTCCCCTTCTACCCTTGAGCTGATTTGAGCTCGGGATGAGCAGTAAATTCTTTTGGATGCAAACTTTGAATCAGAACTCCAAAAATGCTGCCCAATATCCATTTTATGATATTTTTTGTAAGCACACAAAATTTTTTGCCAAAGGTATTTTACTGTTCATTAAGGAGCATTTGAGAAGGTCGGGAGTAGACCTGGCCATGGGCTGCCCGGCCCGGCCGGCCCGGCCCGAATAAGCCCGACCTGACCCGGCCCGACGCTgctcccgggccgggctcgggcctagattttgagcccggtgACCTGGCCGGGCCGGGCCCGAGCCCGTCATTTTTGCAGTTTTCTGAAGGGGCCCGGCCCGAGGCCCGGCGGGCTTTTGCATGTTCAGGCCGGGCTTGGGCCCAAAAActaggcccgatggccgggccgggccaGGCTCGGGCCCAGGTTTTTTtgctcgggcttggctaggcccagcccgaggtttggccaggtatagTCGGGAGTAGATACCCCGCGTCCTCTTATCTTTCCTAATTACTTCCCTTCTCCCCCCCTCGTAAACTCTATATTTCAGAAGGCACCTCTAAGGAAATCCCTCAAGACGCATCGCTGAGGGGTCAGCGGCAAAACCACGCTAAAACCTAGCAATCCGCCCCAAATCGGCGACCGCACGCACGCCGTCGCGGCCATGGCGACCTCCTTCGCGTTCGGCAACTCCGGCGGCGCGGGATCCACCTCGtcctcccccttctccttctccaccgCCCCATCCGccttctcctcctcccccgccCCCGCGTTCGGCTCGTCCCCCGCCCCGGCATTCGGCTCTTCCCCTTTCTCCGCGACCACCGCTTCATCTGCTCCGGCTTTTGGTTCGTCCCTCTTCGGATCCACCCCCGCCTCCGCTCCGGCCACCGCCACCGCTTCCTCCCCGTCCCCCTTTGGCTTCGGGGCCACTGGTTTCGGGTTCTCTCAGCCCGCGGCCACCTCGTCCGCCTCTCCCCTCTTCGGCGCACCCGCCACCTCCGCCGCAGCAACCACGCCTAGCATATTCGGGGCCGCCACGACCACGCCCAGCCCCTTCGGCGCACCGGCCACCTCGTCTGCGGCCACCACCCCGAGCCTCTTCGGCGCCGTCTCCTCCCCCGCGGCCACACCAGGTCTCTTCGGtgcgaccaccgccgccgccagcaccCCCAGTATTTTCGGCGCTTCTTCCGCTGCGTCCACTCCAGGTCTTTTCTCTGGCGCCGCCACGGGCTTCGGCTTCGGCTCATCGGCATCaggctccgccgccgcctcggcacCATCATTCGGCTTCGGCGCGCCCGCCGCATCTAGCACCGCCACTACCTCGGCTTCCGCACCGTCTCTGTTTGGGCCCGCCACTGGTTCGTCCTTGTTTGGATCCACCTCCACCGCGCCGCTGTTCAGCAACGCCGCGGCATCGTCTCCAGCAACCACTGCCACGACCGCGCCATCCCTTGGCTTTTCATTAGCGCCAGCAACTACTGCCTCTGCTCCGTCGTTTGGTTTCACGCCGTCATCAGGAAGCACGACGGCGGCCAGCACCACCCCTTCCTTGTTCTCGAGTGCTCCCTCAGCCTCTGCCTTCTCGTTCTCAAACACTGCATCCGCTGCTCCCACCACGCCTGCCTCTGCGCCCGCCAGTGGTTTCTCCTTGGCCACTTCGCAGGCTGCATCTGCTCCCTCATTGTTCTCTAATACTGGTGCAGCTGCAAGGTCTTCAGCGAGCTCTCTTAGCTCCCCGTTTGGTGCATCTTTTGCTACTCCCACGCCAACATTTGCTTCTGCTTCCGCAGCGAGTGCATCGACTGCACCATCAGCAACCTCGGGGTCATCACTGTTCTCCGCTAGCGGTTTCAGCTTTACAGTACCGCCGGCGTCATCAGCAGCAGCAGTTACAACCACTGCCACCACTATCACTACTTCTGCAGCCACGACTCCTTCTACCACAACATCTGCATTTCCTAGTTTTAGCTTGCAAGCGCCCACACCAGCTCCTGCCTCAACTCCGGCAACTCAGTCTACACTGCTTGGTGAGATACATTTCTAAATCCTCAGTACCTTTTGCAATTCGGTGTCTTCCTTTTAGATTAGCTCAGGCATACTATACACTATACCGAACAATTAGGTTTCAATGGAGAATAATATACATATCCCGAACTACTTATTGGATTCAGTACCAATTTAGTTCTTTGTAACGTCGGCAGTTTTTGTTCCACTATATCTGTTTACTAAATTCCTAAGTGAAAACTTTGGCAATCTTGAGGATATTAAGTGTGTGTATTGCACAGGTGGTTCTACGACAGCCGCAAGCACACTAGCCACCATCGCCACCACAAGTCAGGCGACTTCCTCAGCTGTTCAAGCTAGTAGCACTGGGTTGTACATCCACCCTCAATTTATTTCTACTATGGCCTGTTACTGAACTTGCGTAGTaaggttttaacattttccacaaCGTTCCTCTTGTATTCTTTCTGCAGAGCTAGTACGAGTGCCATCACTCCAGCAGCACCTCAAGCAGCTAAGCTTCCGTCAGAAATTGTTGGTAAATGTGTCGAGGAGGTATTGTACTTATCCTTTTCAAGTACTGTCGTTTGTTCCAGGCTGGACTGGTCTTCTATTGTGCTTTCTGAACATCTTTACCTTAGCTGCACAGTAAACTAGTGATGTTTTAGTATTGAAGTCTCATGGAATTACCTATTATAGATTATTAGGGACTGGAACAATGGGCTTCAAGATCGCACAGCAAAGTTCCGGAAGCATGCCACTGCCATATCTGAATGGGACAGGAGAATTCTGCAAAACAGGAATGTTCTTATAAGGCTTGAGGTATGTCTTGTCTTGTAGCCAATTTTATATGTGTTAAACTTCCATTAATGTTATGTGTTGGAGCACCAGCTCTCTTACTGAATTATAACAGGAACTGAGAACAGACAGTATTTTTCACTAAAATTCTGCTTTCTAGTTCAGTTCATGCAAGCTTTTGCTTTTAGGTCTAACCAAAGCTCTTTAAAGTATACATATGCTTCCTGAATTTTAGTTTGTCAACTAATGCGTTTGTTGAA
The Triticum dicoccoides isolate Atlit2015 ecotype Zavitan chromosome 3A, WEW_v2.0, whole genome shotgun sequence genome window above contains:
- the LOC119269631 gene encoding nuclear pore complex protein NUP62-like encodes the protein MATSFAFGNSGGAGSTSSSPFSFSTAPSAFSSSPAPAFGSSPAPAFGSSPFSATTASSAPAFGSSLFGSTPASAPATATASSPSPFGFGATGFGFSQPAATSSASPLFGAPATSAAATTPSIFGAATTTPSPFGAPATSSAATTPSLFGAVSSPAATPGLFGATTAAASTPSIFGASSAASTPGLFSGAATGFGFGSSASGSAAASAPSFGFGAPAASSTATTSASAPSLFGPATGSSLFGSTSTAPLFSNAAASSPATTATTAPSLGFSLAPATTASAPSFGFTPSSGSTTAASTTPSLFSSAPSASAFSFSNTASAAPTTPASAPASGFSLATSQAASAPSLFSNTGAAARSSASSLSSPFGASFATPTPTFASASAASASTAPSATSGSSLFSASGFSFTVPPASSAAAVTTTATTITTSAATTPSTTTSAFPSFSLQAPTPAPASTPATQSTLLGGSTTAASTLATIATTSQATSSAVQASSTGASTSAITPAAPQAAKLPSEIVGKCVEEIIRDWNNGLQDRTAKFRKHATAISEWDRRILQNRNVLIRLEADVAKVVETQTSLERQLELIETHQKEVDKALQSMEEEAERIFQDERVLLREDEAASARDIMYEQGEVVENELQHMTEQVKSIIQTMNSTQGGELEATDNMAPFDVAVRILDNQLRSLMWIDEKANEFSNRIQRLPNNSTAAERDSGIPRFWLS